From one Streptomyces sp. ICC1 genomic stretch:
- a CDS encoding response regulator transcription factor: MRILVVADARTLAEVVAEGLRDQGMAVDIAYDGLAAAAKLDANAYDVVLLDRDLPGIHGDALCQMITERDDRAMVLMLTAAGSPGDRVSGLTLGADDYLAKPFHFPELILRIRSLARRRPAAKARTLRGAGLELDPARRTVLRDGSRLELSVKEFAVLEALLRACPGFLSAEDLLEQVWDENADPFTNTVAVTVGRLRRKLGSPPVITTTPGVGYRIAEPPGG, from the coding sequence GTGAGGATCCTCGTCGTCGCGGACGCCAGGACCCTCGCGGAGGTCGTCGCCGAGGGACTGCGCGACCAGGGGATGGCCGTCGACATCGCCTACGACGGGCTGGCCGCCGCCGCCAAGCTGGACGCCAACGCGTACGACGTGGTGCTCCTCGACCGGGACCTGCCCGGCATCCACGGCGACGCGCTCTGCCAGATGATCACCGAGCGGGACGACCGCGCGATGGTCCTGATGCTGACCGCGGCCGGATCGCCCGGCGACCGCGTCAGCGGTCTCACGCTCGGCGCCGACGACTACCTGGCCAAGCCCTTCCACTTCCCGGAACTGATCCTGCGCATCCGCTCGCTGGCCCGCCGCCGGCCGGCCGCGAAGGCCCGTACGCTGCGTGGCGCCGGCCTCGAACTCGACCCGGCACGCCGGACCGTCCTGCGGGACGGCAGCCGACTGGAGCTCTCCGTAAAGGAGTTCGCCGTCCTGGAGGCGCTGCTGCGGGCCTGCCCGGGCTTCCTGAGCGCCGAGGACCTGCTGGAGCAGGTGTGGGACGAGAACGCCGACCCGTTCACCAACACGGTGGCCGTCACCGTGGGCCGGCTGCGCCGCAAGCTGGGCAGCCCGCCCGTCATCACGACGACGCCCGGGGTGGGTTACCGCATCGCCGAGCCTCCCGGGGGCTGA
- the wecB gene encoding UDP-N-acetylglucosamine 2-epimerase (non-hydrolyzing), with protein sequence MARIICVAGARPNYMKIKPVMDALERRGAEVVLVHTGQHYDDSMNDVFFRDLGIRPPDRYLGAGSGSHAQQTGRVMAAFEPLVEELAPDAVVVVGDINSTLACALVTAKAGPLLAHVEAGLRSRDWSMPEEVNRVATDRVSDYLLAPSPDAAANLRSEGYREDQIHVVGNVMIDTLFANLERARESDVLDRYGLTRGGYGLVTLHRPANVDDPEALRGLLKALGEISGRCPLLLPVHPRAAERLAEIGVPGGIRLVPAAGYLDFIALQDSARVVLTDSGGIQEETTALGVPCVTLRENTERPITVEQGTNVLAGTDPERITATVNRVLDDPPAPRCPELWDGRASERIARVLLDGGTSATRPRPTDSVPAGAPAAP encoded by the coding sequence ATGGCGAGGATCATCTGCGTGGCCGGGGCACGGCCCAACTACATGAAGATCAAACCGGTGATGGACGCACTGGAGCGCCGCGGCGCCGAGGTCGTCCTCGTCCACACCGGCCAGCACTACGACGACTCCATGAACGACGTCTTCTTCCGCGACCTCGGCATCCGTCCCCCCGACCGGTACCTGGGGGCCGGCTCCGGCAGCCACGCCCAGCAGACCGGCCGGGTGATGGCGGCCTTCGAGCCGTTGGTCGAGGAGCTGGCGCCGGACGCCGTCGTGGTGGTCGGCGACATCAACTCCACCCTCGCCTGCGCCCTGGTGACCGCGAAGGCCGGCCCGCTGCTGGCCCACGTGGAAGCCGGACTGCGCAGCCGGGACTGGAGCATGCCCGAGGAGGTCAACCGGGTCGCCACCGACCGCGTCAGCGACTACCTGCTGGCCCCCTCGCCCGACGCGGCCGCGAACCTGCGGTCCGAGGGGTACCGGGAGGATCAGATCCACGTCGTCGGCAACGTCATGATCGACACCCTGTTCGCCAATCTGGAGCGGGCCAGGGAATCCGACGTCCTGGACCGGTACGGGCTCACCCGCGGCGGGTACGGGCTGGTCACCCTGCACCGGCCGGCCAACGTGGACGATCCCGAGGCCCTGCGCGGCCTCCTGAAGGCGCTGGGCGAGATCTCCGGGCGCTGTCCGCTGCTGCTGCCCGTGCACCCACGGGCGGCCGAGCGGCTCGCCGAGATCGGGGTCCCCGGCGGCATCCGGCTCGTGCCGGCCGCCGGTTACCTCGACTTCATCGCCCTGCAGGACTCGGCCAGGGTGGTGCTCACCGACTCCGGGGGCATCCAGGAGGAGACCACCGCCCTCGGGGTGCCCTGTGTGACCCTGCGGGAGAACACCGAGCGCCCCATCACCGTCGAGCAGGGCACCAACGTCCTGGCGGGCACCGATCCGGAGCGCATCACCGCCACGGTGAACCGGGTGCTCGACGATCCGCCCGCGCCCCGCTGCCCCGAGCTCTGGGACGGCCGCGCGAGCGAGCGCATCGCGCGGGTCCTGCTGGACGGCGGAACCTCGGCGACCCGGCCGCGGCCCACCGACTCGGTTCCGGCGGGGGCGCCCGCGGCGCCGTAG
- a CDS encoding 2Fe-2S iron-sulfur cluster-binding protein yields the protein MDHTSTDPLSGSVPLRAAVCEIRPLPADGTWTGTRPFTVTELADVSPGVRALRLEPADGGPLPDHRPGQHLTVRTEDPGGAPADPAGARSYSLTGPAIEPGRTAYHLAVRHIPDGAFSGHVHRTLKTGDRLHLANPRGVFVIPTHTDHPVVLLAGGIGITPFLSYLETLAATGGTVPEVVLHHGNRNSADHPFRERIRALRARIPQLTVIDHYADPLPHEVPGTDHDRTGSITPDDVDPGLVARRARFYMCGPDPMLDALGKGLKERGVPRFEVFREQFRPTRRDVEVPDDASFTVTFARTGRSTTWKKGDGALLALGEAAGVKMSSGCRVGQCESCACTVLKGSAAHLVTPSDDLPDGDVLTCQSIPTTDLVIDA from the coding sequence ATCGACCACACCAGCACCGACCCGCTCAGCGGCTCCGTACCGCTGCGCGCGGCGGTCTGCGAGATCCGTCCCCTCCCCGCCGACGGAACCTGGACCGGCACCCGCCCCTTCACCGTCACGGAACTGGCCGACGTCAGCCCCGGCGTACGCGCCCTGCGCCTGGAGCCCGCCGACGGCGGCCCCCTGCCCGACCACCGGCCCGGCCAGCACCTGACCGTCCGGACCGAGGACCCGGGCGGCGCCCCCGCCGACCCGGCCGGCGCGCGCAGCTACTCGCTGACCGGCCCCGCCATCGAGCCGGGACGCACCGCCTACCACCTCGCCGTCCGGCACATCCCCGACGGCGCCTTCTCCGGACACGTCCACCGCACGCTGAAGACCGGCGACCGGCTGCACCTCGCCAACCCGCGCGGCGTCTTCGTCATCCCCACCCACACCGACCACCCGGTCGTCCTCCTCGCCGGAGGCATCGGCATCACCCCCTTCCTCAGCTACCTGGAAACCCTCGCGGCCACCGGCGGCACCGTCCCCGAAGTCGTCCTGCACCACGGCAACCGCAACTCCGCGGACCACCCCTTCCGCGAGCGGATCCGAGCCCTGCGCGCCCGCATCCCCCAGCTCACGGTCATCGACCACTACGCCGACCCCCTGCCCCACGAGGTGCCGGGCACCGACCACGACCGCACCGGCTCCATCACCCCCGACGACGTGGACCCCGGGCTCGTGGCCCGGCGCGCCCGCTTCTACATGTGCGGCCCCGACCCCATGCTCGACGCCCTCGGCAAGGGGCTGAAGGAGCGCGGCGTACCCCGCTTCGAGGTCTTCAGGGAACAGTTCCGGCCCACCCGGCGCGACGTGGAGGTTCCCGACGACGCCTCCTTCACCGTCACCTTCGCCCGTACCGGACGCTCCACCACCTGGAAGAAGGGCGACGGGGCCCTCTTGGCCCTCGGCGAGGCCGCCGGGGTGAAGATGTCCTCGGGCTGCCGCGTCGGCCAGTGCGAGAGCTGCGCGTGCACCGTCCTGAAGGGCAGCGCCGCACACCTCGTCACCCCTTCCGACGACCTGCCCGACGGCGACGTCCTCACCTGCCAGTCCATCCCCACGACGGACCTCGTCATCGACGCCTGA
- a CDS encoding helix-turn-helix domain-containing protein, which produces MTPVPSVSSAPPATAVASATAVAVEIKKPAPAHVVAVLAFDGMAPFELGVVVEVFGLARPELGDIPWYDLRVCSAEPGRDLRAVGGFTLRAEHGLDVLAAADTVIVPGVSSAGAAIPAELVEALLRAHARGARLVSICSGAFALAATGLLDGRRATTHWRYARTLAERHPEIEVDADVLYVDNGDVLTSAGSAAGIDLCLYLVRGDHGAAVANTVARRFVVPPHREGGQAQFIEAAVGEIGPDAADDGIAQSMAWAMRRLYGPLSVPALAREARMSERSFLRHFTRRNGVSPMRWVVSQRISASLVLLESGEGTVDEVAAAVGFDSAATYRHHFTRQMRTTPTAYRKAFVRPVPRP; this is translated from the coding sequence ATGACTCCCGTGCCCTCCGTGTCCTCCGCGCCCCCCGCGACCGCGGTGGCCTCCGCGACCGCCGTGGCCGTCGAGATCAAGAAGCCGGCCCCCGCCCATGTGGTGGCGGTCCTCGCCTTCGACGGCATGGCCCCCTTCGAACTGGGCGTGGTGGTCGAGGTCTTCGGGCTCGCCCGGCCCGAGCTGGGCGACATCCCCTGGTACGACCTGCGGGTCTGCTCGGCGGAGCCGGGCCGCGACCTGCGCGCGGTCGGCGGCTTCACCCTCCGCGCAGAGCACGGCCTCGACGTGCTCGCGGCCGCCGACACCGTGATCGTTCCCGGGGTCTCCTCGGCGGGCGCCGCGATACCCGCGGAGCTCGTCGAGGCCCTGCTGCGGGCCCACGCCCGGGGCGCGCGCCTGGTCTCCATCTGCTCGGGAGCCTTCGCGCTCGCCGCGACCGGCCTGCTCGACGGCCGCCGCGCCACCACCCACTGGCGCTACGCCCGTACGCTCGCCGAGCGGCACCCCGAGATCGAGGTCGACGCGGACGTCCTCTACGTGGACAACGGCGACGTGCTGACCAGCGCGGGCAGCGCCGCCGGCATCGACCTCTGCCTCTACCTGGTGCGCGGCGACCACGGTGCCGCCGTCGCCAACACCGTCGCCCGCCGCTTCGTCGTACCGCCCCACCGTGAGGGCGGGCAGGCGCAGTTCATCGAGGCCGCGGTCGGCGAGATCGGCCCCGACGCGGCGGACGACGGCATCGCCCAGAGCATGGCCTGGGCCATGCGGCGCCTTTACGGCCCGCTCTCGGTCCCGGCCCTGGCCCGCGAGGCCCGCATGTCCGAGCGGTCCTTCCTGCGCCACTTCACCCGCCGCAACGGCGTGAGCCCGATGCGCTGGGTCGTCTCCCAGCGGATCTCCGCGAGCCTCGTGCTGTTGGAGTCGGGCGAGGGCACGGTGGACGAGGTGGCCGCCGCCGTCGGCTTCGACTCGGCGGCGACCTACCGGCACCACTTCACCCGGCAGATGCGCACGACTCCGACGGCGTACCGGAAGGCGTTCGTGCGGCCCGTTCCGCGTCCCTGA
- a CDS encoding GNAT family N-acetyltransferase, with amino-acid sequence MPDSRTNELVRMWIDGWVVSRGGSDPIDEPWGWTIDVGQPQHVARHVLPEPTEADVRKIVAATSAPGTWLKLFAEDQTVLPWVGPGWRCDEPGFLMTCHLEPEHTEVPAAGHTLTIWTRGGVSRVLVRTRHGHFAARGQIAHAGDHVVVDQVETAAEHRRKGLGGLVMRTLQSTAYEAGARTGVLVGTPEGRALYSSLGWTTRSPMASLWYEPSDSAQVGPLAQGGEGLGEGERLLEH; translated from the coding sequence ATGCCGGACAGCAGGACCAATGAGCTCGTGCGGATGTGGATCGACGGCTGGGTCGTCTCCCGCGGCGGCTCGGACCCCATCGACGAGCCGTGGGGATGGACGATCGACGTAGGGCAGCCCCAGCACGTCGCCCGGCACGTGCTGCCGGAGCCCACCGAGGCCGACGTGCGCAAGATCGTCGCCGCGACGAGCGCACCCGGGACGTGGCTGAAACTGTTCGCCGAGGACCAGACGGTTCTGCCTTGGGTCGGGCCGGGCTGGCGGTGCGACGAGCCCGGATTCCTGATGACGTGCCACCTCGAACCGGAGCACACCGAGGTGCCGGCCGCCGGTCACACGCTCACCATCTGGACCCGCGGCGGCGTCAGCCGGGTGCTGGTCCGCACGCGCCACGGGCACTTCGCCGCCCGCGGGCAGATCGCCCACGCCGGCGACCACGTCGTGGTCGACCAGGTCGAGACCGCCGCCGAGCACCGGCGCAAGGGCCTCGGCGGCCTGGTGATGCGCACCCTGCAGAGCACCGCGTACGAGGCCGGCGCGAGGACGGGCGTCCTGGTCGGCACGCCCGAGGGCCGGGCCCTCTACTCCTCGCTGGGCTGGACCACTCGCTCCCCGATGGCGAGCCTCTGGTACGAACCCTCGGATTCCGCCCAAGTGGGACCCCTAGCGCAGGGCGGCGAAGGCCTGGGTGAAGGCGAGCGGCTGCTGGAGCACTGA
- a CDS encoding WecB/TagA/CpsF family glycosyltransferase: MNHRRTLFGIGLDALTMDETVRRCLQAVRRGEQIEIGMVNAAKLVNMRRDPRLAAAVGGCDLVLADGQAVVWAGRVLGVRLPERVAGIDLFMRLLAAAEGADVPVYLLGARDEVLELMLRRISEQFPALRVAGSRNGYFEDAEQGAIADAVAESGAKLLFLGMTSPKKEIFTAGFGKRTGAHVVHGVGGSFDILAGITKRAPLVWQRMGLEWFYRTLQEPRRLGKRYLTTNAAFLLMTVRELIRRTPSAGSANRSH, encoded by the coding sequence ATGAACCACAGACGGACCCTCTTCGGGATCGGGCTCGACGCCCTGACGATGGACGAGACCGTACGGCGCTGCCTCCAGGCCGTGCGGCGCGGGGAACAGATCGAGATCGGCATGGTCAACGCGGCCAAGCTGGTCAACATGCGCCGCGACCCCCGCCTCGCCGCGGCGGTCGGCGGCTGCGACCTCGTCCTGGCCGACGGCCAGGCCGTGGTGTGGGCCGGCCGCGTACTCGGCGTCCGGCTGCCCGAACGGGTCGCCGGAATCGACCTGTTCATGCGCCTGCTGGCCGCCGCCGAGGGCGCGGACGTACCCGTCTACCTGCTCGGCGCCCGGGATGAGGTCCTGGAGCTGATGCTCCGCCGGATCTCCGAGCAGTTCCCGGCGCTGCGCGTGGCCGGCAGCCGCAACGGCTACTTCGAGGACGCCGAGCAGGGCGCGATCGCCGACGCCGTCGCCGAGAGCGGGGCCAAGCTGCTGTTCCTCGGCATGACCTCGCCCAAGAAGGAGATCTTCACCGCCGGCTTCGGCAAGCGCACCGGCGCCCACGTGGTGCACGGTGTCGGCGGATCCTTCGACATCCTGGCCGGGATCACCAAGCGGGCGCCCCTCGTCTGGCAGCGGATGGGACTCGAGTGGTTCTACCGCACGCTCCAGGAGCCGCGCCGCCTCGGCAAGCGCTACCTCACCACCAATGCGGCCTTCCTCCTCATGACGGTCCGGGAACTCATCCGCCGCACCCCGTCTGCCGGTTCCGCGAACAGGAGTCACTGA
- a CDS encoding cellulose binding domain-containing protein, with product MGSTTGHRRRTSKTAKAVGAVAAAVVIGGAALLHTGTAQAASVGAVYTKSSSWGGGYTGQYVITNHTGQTRTGWTLEFDLPAGTKIDSLWNGTHTVSGRHVTVKPAEWNRSLAAGASVTIGFVASGTGTPGAPTACRIDGAKCSADTGTAPTPGGRPTTAPAPSASASASASPGATAPAPGAPTGQPTRTATPSASATPPPAAGSPGGGARFAPYVDTSLYPAYDLVDTATRTGVKEFHLAFVTSGGGCTPLWGGVTDLASDKVAAQIGALRAKGGDVRVSFGGAAGHELALNCSTATELAAAYGKVVDEYRLTKVDFDIEGAALPDTAANTRRAQAVAQLQKSHPGLDVAFTLPVMPEGLTQPGVALLADAKKAGVRVDGVNIMAMDYGPAYGGDMGQYAIQAATATQAQVKAVLGLSDAAAWKTVAVTPMIGVNDVVSEVFTVSDATQLVDFAKSKGIGRLAMWSAARDKQCPAGAVNYADATCSSVLQQPLAFTQAFAALR from the coding sequence ATGGGCAGCACCACCGGTCACCGGCGCAGGACGAGCAAGACGGCGAAGGCCGTGGGCGCGGTCGCGGCGGCGGTGGTGATCGGCGGTGCGGCCCTCCTCCACACCGGTACGGCGCAGGCCGCCTCGGTGGGAGCCGTGTACACGAAGTCCAGCTCCTGGGGCGGTGGTTACACCGGCCAGTACGTGATCACCAACCACACGGGACAGACGCGGACGGGGTGGACCCTGGAGTTCGACCTGCCCGCGGGGACGAAGATCGATTCCCTGTGGAACGGCACCCACACGGTGTCCGGGCGCCACGTCACCGTGAAGCCGGCCGAATGGAACCGATCGCTCGCCGCCGGGGCCTCGGTCACCATCGGCTTCGTGGCGAGCGGGACCGGCACCCCCGGAGCACCGACGGCCTGCCGCATCGACGGGGCGAAGTGCTCGGCCGACACGGGCACGGCGCCCACACCGGGCGGCCGCCCCACCACCGCCCCGGCGCCGAGCGCATCGGCATCGGCGTCGGCGTCGCCCGGCGCCACCGCTCCCGCGCCGGGCGCGCCCACCGGGCAGCCGACCCGGACCGCGACCCCGTCCGCATCCGCCACGCCGCCGCCGGCGGCGGGGAGCCCGGGAGGGGGCGCGCGCTTCGCCCCGTACGTGGACACCTCCCTCTACCCCGCCTACGACCTGGTCGACACCGCGACCAGGACGGGCGTGAAGGAGTTCCACCTCGCCTTCGTCACCTCCGGCGGAGGCTGCACCCCGCTGTGGGGCGGGGTCACCGACCTCGCCAGCGACAAGGTGGCCGCGCAGATCGGGGCCCTGCGGGCCAAGGGCGGGGACGTACGGGTCTCCTTCGGCGGCGCCGCCGGGCACGAACTGGCCCTGAACTGCTCCACCGCGACCGAGCTGGCGGCCGCGTACGGCAAGGTCGTCGACGAGTACCGGCTGACCAAGGTCGACTTCGACATCGAGGGCGCGGCCCTGCCCGACACCGCGGCCAACACCCGCCGCGCGCAGGCCGTCGCCCAGCTGCAGAAGTCCCACCCGGGCCTGGACGTGGCCTTCACCCTGCCCGTGATGCCGGAGGGCCTCACCCAGCCCGGCGTGGCGCTGCTCGCGGACGCGAAGAAGGCGGGGGTGCGGGTCGACGGGGTCAACATCATGGCGATGGACTACGGCCCCGCCTACGGCGGCGACATGGGGCAGTACGCGATCCAGGCCGCGACGGCCACGCAGGCGCAGGTCAAGGCGGTGCTCGGACTGTCCGACGCGGCCGCCTGGAAGACGGTCGCCGTCACGCCGATGATCGGCGTCAACGACGTCGTGAGCGAGGTCTTCACCGTCTCCGACGCGACGCAGCTGGTGGACTTCGCGAAGTCGAAGGGCATCGGCCGCCTCGCGATGTGGTCCGCGGCCCGCGACAAGCAGTGCCCGGCCGGAGCCGTCAACTACGCCGACGCGACGTGCAGTTCAGTGCTCCAGCAGCCGCTCGCCTTCACCCAGGCCTTCGCCGCCCTGCGCTAG
- a CDS encoding acyltransferase, protein MSVRIQPSSQVDETAELGDGTTIWDLAQVREKARLGRDCIVGRGAYVGPGVKIGDNVKLQNYALVYEPAELGDGVFIGPAVVLTNDFYPRAVDPDGRQKRGGDWEAAGVVVAEGASLGARSVCVAGVRVGRWALVAAGAVVSRDVPDFALVAGVPARRIGWVGRAGVRLVEREGEPGVWECPRTGVLHEETDGALRERT, encoded by the coding sequence GTGAGTGTCCGAATTCAACCCTCCTCCCAGGTCGACGAGACGGCCGAGCTCGGGGACGGGACCACGATCTGGGATCTGGCGCAGGTGCGGGAGAAGGCGCGCCTCGGCCGGGACTGCATCGTGGGGCGCGGGGCGTACGTCGGCCCCGGCGTGAAGATCGGCGACAACGTCAAGCTGCAGAACTACGCGCTCGTGTACGAGCCCGCCGAGCTCGGCGACGGCGTGTTCATCGGCCCGGCCGTGGTGCTCACCAACGACTTCTACCCACGGGCGGTCGATCCCGACGGCCGCCAGAAGCGCGGCGGCGACTGGGAGGCCGCCGGTGTCGTGGTGGCCGAGGGCGCCTCGCTCGGGGCCCGGTCGGTGTGCGTGGCGGGAGTCCGCGTGGGGCGCTGGGCACTGGTGGCGGCCGGCGCGGTCGTCTCCCGGGACGTGCCGGACTTCGCCCTGGTCGCGGGGGTCCCGGCCCGCCGCATCGGCTGGGTGGGCCGGGCCGGGGTCCGCCTGGTGGAACGCGAGGGCGAGCCGGGCGTGTGGGAGTGCCCGCGCACCGGCGTGCTGCACGAGGAGACGGACGGCGCACTGAGGGAACGGACCTGA
- a CDS encoding nucleotide sugar dehydrogenase, with translation MRVVVVGQGYVGLPLAIRAAEVGHHVVGYDVDARRVKSLAAGESYVEDVSSERLARALELGTYQASELARDCGGFDVAVVTVPTPLQDGAPDLRYIEESARTLARFLRPGATVVLESTTYPGTTEELFGPILEDGSGLTAGVDFHLGYSPERIDPGNTVWGFQQTPKVVSGVTAASLKAVETFYAGLVDTTVPVRSPKEAELAKLLENTFRHVNIALVNEIAMFARHLDIDVWQTIEAAASKPFGFMKFTPGPGVGGHCLPIDPSYLSWRVQRELGQNFRFVELANDINSHMPEYVSRRVMDALNAKRRSVNGSRILLLGLAYKKNTGDARESPAVRVAQLLLDMGAKVRAADPHVVEGIKADARLSRVEPTKKELAAADVVVLLTDHDAFDYAMVTEHASLILDCRNRLSGPKVEVL, from the coding sequence ATGCGTGTCGTCGTCGTGGGACAGGGATACGTCGGCCTTCCGCTGGCCATCAGGGCAGCCGAGGTCGGACACCACGTAGTGGGTTACGACGTGGACGCGCGGCGGGTCAAGAGCCTGGCCGCCGGCGAGTCGTACGTGGAGGACGTCTCCTCCGAGCGGCTGGCCCGGGCCCTGGAGCTCGGCACCTACCAGGCCAGCGAACTCGCCCGCGACTGCGGCGGGTTCGACGTCGCGGTCGTCACGGTCCCGACCCCCCTGCAGGACGGCGCCCCCGACCTGCGCTACATCGAGGAGTCGGCGCGCACCCTGGCCCGCTTCCTGCGGCCCGGCGCGACCGTCGTGCTGGAGTCCACCACCTACCCGGGCACCACCGAGGAGCTGTTCGGCCCGATCCTGGAGGACGGCTCGGGACTCACCGCCGGCGTCGACTTCCACCTGGGCTACAGCCCGGAGCGCATCGACCCCGGCAACACCGTCTGGGGCTTCCAGCAGACGCCCAAGGTCGTCTCCGGGGTGACCGCCGCCTCCCTCAAGGCCGTCGAGACCTTCTACGCGGGCCTCGTCGACACGACGGTGCCGGTGCGCTCGCCCAAGGAGGCCGAGCTGGCGAAGCTGCTGGAGAACACCTTCCGGCACGTGAACATCGCGCTGGTCAACGAGATAGCCATGTTCGCCCGCCACCTCGACATCGACGTGTGGCAGACCATCGAGGCCGCGGCGAGCAAGCCGTTCGGCTTCATGAAGTTCACCCCGGGCCCCGGGGTCGGCGGCCACTGCCTGCCGATCGACCCCTCGTACCTGTCCTGGCGGGTGCAGCGCGAGCTCGGCCAGAACTTCCGCTTCGTCGAGCTGGCCAACGACATCAACAGCCACATGCCCGAGTACGTCTCGCGCCGGGTCATGGACGCCCTCAACGCCAAGCGCCGCTCGGTCAACGGCTCCCGGATCCTGCTCCTGGGGCTGGCGTACAAGAAGAACACCGGCGACGCCCGGGAATCGCCGGCGGTGCGCGTGGCGCAGCTGCTCCTCGACATGGGCGCCAAGGTGCGCGCGGCCGACCCGCACGTGGTGGAGGGCATCAAGGCCGATGCGCGCCTCTCGCGGGTCGAGCCGACCAAGAAGGAGCTGGCCGCCGCCGACGTGGTGGTCCTGCTCACGGACCACGACGCCTTCGACTACGCGATGGTCACCGAGCACGCCTCCTTGATCCTCGATTGCCGCAACCGGCTGTCCGGCCCCAAGGTGGAGGTGCTCTGA
- a CDS encoding HAMP domain-containing sensor histidine kinase, whose product MIKLRNATVGRRFTILYAGVFLLSGAVLLGLTFLLSGSDVTQAAPGQPLPGGGTGPVTAQHVLALERELAQVHGRQSRQLLYGSFIAMAVMAAVSLLLGRVLAGRVLRPLRLITAATRRISAENLHQRLDVAGPADEVKELADTVDGLLIRLEASFAAQRRFVANASHELRTPLATMRASLDVAVAKPEPAPQTVLLADRVRTELDRVDRLLDGFLVLARAQHAVLPDPEPVSLGALVGEALSARAADIAAKGLTVEEGVRPEAWTRGSPALLSRLVQNLVDNAIVHNREGGWIRIATEDEDEGGGGGADARLVVETGGSLLDQEQVDRLTQPFERLGTDRTGSRDSSGLGLSIVAAIVAAHGGSLDLRARPQGGLAVTAALPPAAGAPGGRAGVAS is encoded by the coding sequence ATGATCAAGCTGCGGAACGCGACCGTCGGACGGCGCTTCACGATCCTGTACGCCGGCGTCTTCCTGCTGTCCGGCGCCGTGCTGCTCGGCCTGACCTTCCTGCTGTCCGGCAGCGACGTCACCCAGGCCGCCCCCGGACAGCCGTTGCCCGGCGGCGGGACCGGACCGGTCACCGCGCAGCACGTCCTCGCACTGGAACGGGAGTTGGCGCAGGTGCACGGACGGCAGTCGCGCCAACTGCTCTACGGATCGTTCATCGCGATGGCGGTGATGGCGGCCGTCTCGCTCCTGCTCGGCCGGGTCCTCGCCGGACGCGTCCTGCGCCCGTTGCGGCTGATCACCGCGGCGACGCGGCGGATCTCCGCGGAGAACCTGCACCAGAGGCTGGACGTGGCCGGACCCGCCGACGAGGTCAAGGAGCTGGCCGACACGGTCGATGGCCTCCTGATCCGCCTGGAGGCCTCCTTCGCCGCGCAGCGCCGGTTCGTGGCCAACGCCTCGCACGAACTGCGCACGCCCCTGGCGACGATGCGAGCCTCGCTCGACGTGGCCGTCGCCAAACCGGAGCCCGCGCCGCAGACCGTGCTGCTCGCCGACCGGGTGCGTACCGAACTCGATCGGGTGGACCGCCTGTTGGACGGATTCCTGGTGCTGGCCCGGGCGCAGCACGCGGTCCTGCCCGACCCGGAACCCGTATCGCTCGGCGCGCTGGTGGGGGAGGCGCTGAGCGCCCGGGCGGCCGACATCGCGGCGAAGGGCCTGACCGTCGAGGAGGGCGTGCGGCCGGAGGCGTGGACGCGGGGCAGCCCGGCGCTGCTGTCCCGGCTGGTGCAGAACCTGGTCGACAACGCCATCGTGCACAACCGGGAGGGCGGCTGGATCCGGATCGCCACCGAGGACGAGGACGAGGGCGGGGGCGGGGGTGCGGATGCCCGCCTCGTCGTCGAGACCGGCGGCAGCCTCCTCGACCAGGAGCAAGTGGACCGGCTGACGCAGCCGTTCGAGCGGCTCGGCACCGACCGGACCGGCTCGCGGGACAGCTCCGGTCTGGGACTGTCGATCGTCGCCGCGATCGTCGCCGCGCACGGCGGCAGCCTCGACCTCAGGGCCAGGCCGCAGGGCGGCCTGGCGGTGACCGCCGCGCTGCCGCCGGCGGCCGGTGCCCCGGGCGGCCGCGCGGGGGTGGCGTCGTGA